One genomic region from Camelus dromedarius isolate mCamDro1 chromosome 17, mCamDro1.pat, whole genome shotgun sequence encodes:
- the CCRL2 gene encoding C-C chemokine receptor-like 2 isoform X2 translates to MVGRGAVSFPPHQKLSQVGNSLKMANYTSAPEDEYDVLIEDNLTNNEIEPCTSYDPKILLAQLVPHLYTTLFMVGLLDNILAVLILVKYKGLKYVENIYFLNLAIANLCFVLTLPFWAYTASHGGVLGNPLCKTLVVFYSIGLYSEAFFNALLTVQTYCKFFDVRFFSASRTVAGSTITMAWVVAVLVTLPELVFYKPQLESQEYKCFLSRPHFLPADETFWKHFLTLKMNILGFLLPLFVFVVCYMRMRKTPRFREARHDIFKLVFTIMVVFLLMWGPYNIALFLSAFNEHFSLHDCNSSYNLDKSVQITKIIATIHCCVNPLLYVFLDNAFREHLRRHLCCLCDDTAPQPTEEYAQDTSRGEHHLSTNM, encoded by the exons ATGGTAGGTCGGGGGGCTGTGTCCTTCCCTCCTCACCAGAAACTCAGTCAAGTG GGCAACAGCCTGAAGATGGCTAATTACACGTCAGCACCAGAGGATGAGTATGATGTCCTCATCGAAGACAATCTGACTAACAACGAAATAGAACCATGCACCTCATATGACCCCAAGATTCTCTTGGCCCAGCTGGTGCCTCACCTCTACACCACGTTGTTCATGGTTGGCCTTCTGGACAATATCTTGGCTGTGCTTATCCTGGTAAAATATAAAGGACTGAAGTATGTCGAAAATATCTATTTCCTCAACTTGGCAATTGCTAACTTGTGTTTCGTGCTCACCTTGCCATTCTGGGCTTACACAGCCTCACATGGTGGGGTTCTTGGAAACCCCCTGTGTAAAACTCTCGTGGTATTCTATTCCATAGGCCTGTACAGTGAGGCATTTTTCAATGCCCTTCTGACTGTACAAACCTACTGTAAGTTTTTCGATGTGAGGTTTTTCTCTGCCTCCAGGACGGTGGCTGGCAGCACCATCACAATGGCTTGGGTCGTAGCCGTTTTGGTCACTTTGCCTGAACTTGTGTTTTACAAACCTCAGCTGGAAAGCCAGGAATACAAGTGCTTCCTTAGCAGACCTCACTTCCTTCCAGCTGATGAGACATTCTGGAAGCATTTTCTAACCTTAAAGATGAATATTTTGGGATTTCTCTTGCCActgtttgtttttgtagtttgCTACATGCGAATGAGGAAAACACCAAGGTTCAGGGAAGCAAGGCATGACATTTTCAAGCTTGTTTTCACCATAATGGTTGTTTTCCTTCTGATGTGGGGCCCCTACAATATTGCGCTTTTCCTGTCTGCTTTCAACGAACACTTCTCCTTGCATGACTGTAACAGCAGCTATAACCTGGACAAAAGCGTTCAAATCACGAAAATCATCGCCACCATCCACTGCTGTGTCAACCCTCTCCTCTACGTGTTTCTCGACAATGCCTTTAGGGAACACCTCCGCCGCCACCTTTGCTGTCTGTGTGATGACACTGCACCTCAACCCACTGAGGAATATGCCCAAGACACATCAAGGGGAGAACATCACCTTTCCACTAACATGTAA
- the CCRL2 gene encoding C-C chemokine receptor-like 2 isoform X1: MLRVVSLLQALIYILREKNSDLSACHRKLLQRGNSLKMANYTSAPEDEYDVLIEDNLTNNEIEPCTSYDPKILLAQLVPHLYTTLFMVGLLDNILAVLILVKYKGLKYVENIYFLNLAIANLCFVLTLPFWAYTASHGGVLGNPLCKTLVVFYSIGLYSEAFFNALLTVQTYCKFFDVRFFSASRTVAGSTITMAWVVAVLVTLPELVFYKPQLESQEYKCFLSRPHFLPADETFWKHFLTLKMNILGFLLPLFVFVVCYMRMRKTPRFREARHDIFKLVFTIMVVFLLMWGPYNIALFLSAFNEHFSLHDCNSSYNLDKSVQITKIIATIHCCVNPLLYVFLDNAFREHLRRHLCCLCDDTAPQPTEEYAQDTSRGEHHLSTNM, from the exons ATGCTTAGGGTGGTTTCGCTTTTGCAAGCACTTATTTATATCCTTCGAGAGAAGAACTCAGACCTCTCCGCCTGTCACAGGAAGTTGTTACAGCGG GGCAACAGCCTGAAGATGGCTAATTACACGTCAGCACCAGAGGATGAGTATGATGTCCTCATCGAAGACAATCTGACTAACAACGAAATAGAACCATGCACCTCATATGACCCCAAGATTCTCTTGGCCCAGCTGGTGCCTCACCTCTACACCACGTTGTTCATGGTTGGCCTTCTGGACAATATCTTGGCTGTGCTTATCCTGGTAAAATATAAAGGACTGAAGTATGTCGAAAATATCTATTTCCTCAACTTGGCAATTGCTAACTTGTGTTTCGTGCTCACCTTGCCATTCTGGGCTTACACAGCCTCACATGGTGGGGTTCTTGGAAACCCCCTGTGTAAAACTCTCGTGGTATTCTATTCCATAGGCCTGTACAGTGAGGCATTTTTCAATGCCCTTCTGACTGTACAAACCTACTGTAAGTTTTTCGATGTGAGGTTTTTCTCTGCCTCCAGGACGGTGGCTGGCAGCACCATCACAATGGCTTGGGTCGTAGCCGTTTTGGTCACTTTGCCTGAACTTGTGTTTTACAAACCTCAGCTGGAAAGCCAGGAATACAAGTGCTTCCTTAGCAGACCTCACTTCCTTCCAGCTGATGAGACATTCTGGAAGCATTTTCTAACCTTAAAGATGAATATTTTGGGATTTCTCTTGCCActgtttgtttttgtagtttgCTACATGCGAATGAGGAAAACACCAAGGTTCAGGGAAGCAAGGCATGACATTTTCAAGCTTGTTTTCACCATAATGGTTGTTTTCCTTCTGATGTGGGGCCCCTACAATATTGCGCTTTTCCTGTCTGCTTTCAACGAACACTTCTCCTTGCATGACTGTAACAGCAGCTATAACCTGGACAAAAGCGTTCAAATCACGAAAATCATCGCCACCATCCACTGCTGTGTCAACCCTCTCCTCTACGTGTTTCTCGACAATGCCTTTAGGGAACACCTCCGCCGCCACCTTTGCTGTCTGTGTGATGACACTGCACCTCAACCCACTGAGGAATATGCCCAAGACACATCAAGGGGAGAACATCACCTTTCCACTAACATGTAA
- the CCRL2 gene encoding C-C chemokine receptor-like 2 isoform X3 — MANYTSAPEDEYDVLIEDNLTNNEIEPCTSYDPKILLAQLVPHLYTTLFMVGLLDNILAVLILVKYKGLKYVENIYFLNLAIANLCFVLTLPFWAYTASHGGVLGNPLCKTLVVFYSIGLYSEAFFNALLTVQTYCKFFDVRFFSASRTVAGSTITMAWVVAVLVTLPELVFYKPQLESQEYKCFLSRPHFLPADETFWKHFLTLKMNILGFLLPLFVFVVCYMRMRKTPRFREARHDIFKLVFTIMVVFLLMWGPYNIALFLSAFNEHFSLHDCNSSYNLDKSVQITKIIATIHCCVNPLLYVFLDNAFREHLRRHLCCLCDDTAPQPTEEYAQDTSRGEHHLSTNM, encoded by the coding sequence ATGGCTAATTACACGTCAGCACCAGAGGATGAGTATGATGTCCTCATCGAAGACAATCTGACTAACAACGAAATAGAACCATGCACCTCATATGACCCCAAGATTCTCTTGGCCCAGCTGGTGCCTCACCTCTACACCACGTTGTTCATGGTTGGCCTTCTGGACAATATCTTGGCTGTGCTTATCCTGGTAAAATATAAAGGACTGAAGTATGTCGAAAATATCTATTTCCTCAACTTGGCAATTGCTAACTTGTGTTTCGTGCTCACCTTGCCATTCTGGGCTTACACAGCCTCACATGGTGGGGTTCTTGGAAACCCCCTGTGTAAAACTCTCGTGGTATTCTATTCCATAGGCCTGTACAGTGAGGCATTTTTCAATGCCCTTCTGACTGTACAAACCTACTGTAAGTTTTTCGATGTGAGGTTTTTCTCTGCCTCCAGGACGGTGGCTGGCAGCACCATCACAATGGCTTGGGTCGTAGCCGTTTTGGTCACTTTGCCTGAACTTGTGTTTTACAAACCTCAGCTGGAAAGCCAGGAATACAAGTGCTTCCTTAGCAGACCTCACTTCCTTCCAGCTGATGAGACATTCTGGAAGCATTTTCTAACCTTAAAGATGAATATTTTGGGATTTCTCTTGCCActgtttgtttttgtagtttgCTACATGCGAATGAGGAAAACACCAAGGTTCAGGGAAGCAAGGCATGACATTTTCAAGCTTGTTTTCACCATAATGGTTGTTTTCCTTCTGATGTGGGGCCCCTACAATATTGCGCTTTTCCTGTCTGCTTTCAACGAACACTTCTCCTTGCATGACTGTAACAGCAGCTATAACCTGGACAAAAGCGTTCAAATCACGAAAATCATCGCCACCATCCACTGCTGTGTCAACCCTCTCCTCTACGTGTTTCTCGACAATGCCTTTAGGGAACACCTCCGCCGCCACCTTTGCTGTCTGTGTGATGACACTGCACCTCAACCCACTGAGGAATATGCCCAAGACACATCAAGGGGAGAACATCACCTTTCCACTAACATGTAA